Sequence from the Ascaphus truei isolate aAscTru1 chromosome 3, aAscTru1.hap1, whole genome shotgun sequence genome:
AATGTATCTCTCTGCTCAGGGGAAGCTGGCTCTTGCATTGGCTCCCTGGGCTCCAGCCCCTGTGGctactgggagttgtagtcccttggGAGCCTTTCTATCATTGTGGCCGCGTGCGCTATATCTACTGCGTATGCGCAATGCTGTAATGGCCGCGGCTAGCACTATCTGCGCCTGTGCaaactgtaatggccgccgggactccacacactgactgcgcatgcgcgaacctcgcgccaaccccaacatggccgccgaaCACCTTCTGCGCACGCGCGACACtctaaacatggcggcgccctgcaaagggtgCCGCCGGCCAGCCCGTTGCCACCCGCAACCACCCCTACCATAacagaggtaagggagggggaaacGGGGAAccagggagccagaggggacctggctacacatacatacacacacacttactttgggcctgcctctctcccttacTGTCCTgccagtggctgcaggggggccTGGCCGACGCTGGTCGGGGCTCTTGTCACCGCCGGGCATCTCTCCAGCTGCTGGCCTGCCTCCTGAAGTGTTCCATGCAGGGCCTCTCTGTGACATCAGTGGCGTGCACTTCCGGCGCGCGCCAGCATCAGAGAGTccagcgtgggacagtgcaggaggcaggCCAGCAGCTGGAGAGATGCCCGGCGGCAACAAGAGCCCTGACCAGCGCCTGCCGGGCCCCCCCACAGCTaccggcaggacagtgagggagagaggctgcagctgGGGAGCAGCAACATGCGGGCAGGGGAGAGCCCCATGTAGGTGCGAAAAGAGTAGGTTGGGATAGTACATTAGGTATATGTTGGCATGTTAGGTTTACTGTGAGGGTTAGGCTGAACAAGTCTTTTATTTATCCTGCTGCCAATGCAATAAGGTTGAACAACTCCCTTATTTACCCGGCTCACTGGGCATTAAAGTGTAGTATGTATTATGGTTTAACAATGTGGAGAGTCCAAATTTAAATAGCAACTCAGAGTCAATAAGTTTCACCTATTTTAACTTAAGATGTACACAACTAACTGGCCGTTTGCACCCATGAAGTGAGTTTGCTCTACTACTCCAATGTCATTAGTCAACTCGAAATCGTCCCCAGGTTTCTAAAACTCATTACGTACGAAAATGTATAAATTCTGCATGCTTCCCCTGCCTTTAGAATGCAGCTGGGCATCAGAAAGTTTAGGTACCCAGAATCCCCAACTGCCTCCAGGTTATGTATGCTACTACAGTAACATAAGACAGTAACATGGTTTATTACAAGCACAGCTACAATTCAAATGGTATTTTCACTTTGACTGATGgtttttttatggttatttttttTCTGACTCTCCCTAGATACTAGGTGATGTTCTGGAAAGTATTTTTAGCCTTTGTATATTCCGAGGTAGACAAAGTGAGAACAACTTGATGTATTTGGATGATAATAACAGTGACCATGTACCCATTATATCTGTAATGTGGTTGGAGATCTATTATGAAGGTGAAAACACTGCTGTATAAGTGCAATTACTTACATTCATTGTGTTGTGAGGGAGCAGAACATTGATGCTATGATTCAAATAATGTACTGTTGTGTGTTACAAAAATAGCAACATAAGGCATGAGAGAGGAGTGCTATGTTTTAATGGACACACATTATATTTCTTTATAGATGTAGCTGGACACAGGCTTTTCAGATCTCCTCTTTTTAGTGATTTACTATCAGAACATTGAAGAAGAGCCGTGAGGTATATAAAGATTGTGTAGAAGTTTATCTATGAATAGCTGTCGGTCCATGAAAAAGCAAAACTTTCTGTAATAACTCCACACTTACCCATACTACTAATACTATTTCTACAACCGTGCACCGCAAGACTTGGGGTGGAGATTATTAAGATGTCAAATGTTAACATTACAAACCTACTAATTACATGACACCACCTATCTACCTTTTATCTACGATTTATAAACGCACACCCCAAAGAGGGATGCCCAAAGAAGGGGCCTGAGTGGTCttgaaagcttgcactcttttaGGCATTAAAGGTATCACTTTTACATTATGTTTGTTTTTTCGTTTTTTTACTATAACAGCATTTTTTCTCTGCCCTAAGGGCTAACACGTCGTCATCCTCTATATGTGTTTCAGGAATACATATTCCATTTGAAGAGTGGTACAGTAGCTCTAAGTTGTACAGGTGTTACCATTACTTTTTCCTATTGTGACACCTACAGCTTAACTTCTTTTTTTAAGATGGTAAAATTGCATAAGCCTTTTAAAAATGATGCATAATGCAATATGTCACTTGGCCACTAGGATTCCACTCTCCTCTTTTAAAAATGATCCTCTCATTTTCCTTGCACTGTAGCCAGGAGGTTTAGACATGACACCTGTATCTGTCACAGTATCACTTTGCCATTGGAATGACTCACTTGATGGACGATGAGTTTCTTCTGTTTCTCCTTCTCTATGTGCTGAGGGAGGAGGGCTGCACATGCACACTGTAGCTTAGATGTgtcacctctcttctctcttgaATATAGGCCTCCACGACAGCTCGATGTGGTGCTACGTGATTCTGTTTGTCATGATTTGGGCTATTGGATGGTTCCTAAGGGACAGGCAGACAATCTCAAGATTTTCAGACAAGCATGTCTTCATCACTGGATGTGACACAGGCTTCGGGAACCTGCTGGCCAAGCGACTGAGCCGGAAGGGTTTCAAGGTCCTGGCAGGATGCCTAACACAAACAGGAGCAGATGATCTGCAGAAAGCAGCCCCCTTGGGACTGAAAACCACTTTACTAGATGTTACCAGTTCTGACAGCATCAAAAGGGCAGTGGAGTGGGTGAAGACAGAGGTGGGAGACAAAGGTAGGAAGTAGCCAAGAGTAAAAGTCTTCTGGAAACTGTGAACATGTGTTCAGGAACTGGTTTACAGACACCCTTCAATAATAGGGGTTTTCTATAGCACTACTGTACATAGTCATAGACAAATATAGACACAGTGGTTCCTGAGCCACAAAGGACTcattatacacatatactgtagtgaTGGAACTGGGTCTCCACTTCAAGGATTAGTAGTGGTTCTCCCTTCACCGTTACTAATGAACTCACAGAAACGTAGTTGTGAGCAAAATAATGGTTCCTCGGTTTGTCTTGCTTCCTTAAAATCCATGGGTTTAGGGTATTTTAATTGTTATGGGTTTTATTTTTTCCTCTAAACAGTCAGTGGGATGTTAAGAATCATAACTTGTCCCATGCTCTAATATTAATTCCCATGTTCCTATACTGCCCTCATATTTGTCCCACAGGTCTCTATGGGCTGGTGAacaatgcaggggtggccaatccTATCGGGCCAACTGAGTGGATGACTGTACAGGACTATCGGAAGGTGATGGAAGTCAACACATTTGGCACAATTGCTGTGACCCTAGGCTTCTTGCCACTAGTCAAGAGGGCACAAGGGCGCATTGTGAACATGGCCAGCATTCTTGGGAGGATTTCCGCCAATGGAGGTGGTTACTGTGTCTCTAAATTTGCTGTGGAGGCATTTTCCGACAGTCTGAGGTACACAAAAGTTCTCTTACTTTTTGTATAGTAGATATCATTACTCTGTAACAATAAAATGTCTAACAGGAATATGAGTAAAACATGCTTTACAATTGCTGCCTCCTggcagaaaaggggttaaaatattAGCAGATTGTTTGAAGCATCAGTCCTCCATATCTTAAAACATACCCAACATTTTTTTTTCGGGGGGAGGGGTTCCTTAGAAATTACAAATTAAGCTTTCAACCATGCAGGTCTTTTATATATAAAACTATGAGAGGAAACAGTTgcagaaagaaaataaaaaatggacaGCAGTAAAATAGTTTTTTTCTAACTTGAATCtcaacagtttaaaaaaaaacgtaTACAATGTGTTATAGGTTGTTATAATACCTTTTTATGGACTGACATAAGGGTTCTTCATACAGTAGGTGAAAATATAGTGTACAGAGTGTTGTAAACCTCAGCTTTGGAAGTCTCATACAGCAGGTACTAGGTTAGACTGGTAGTATCAAGGGCCCACAGGGCAAAGTTATAATAGGACTTGCAGTAACACATACATTCGTGCATACAAACATACACTCATAGATGCAGAGCTGGCTACCTGAAGCCACACTGACACGCAGACCTCTCATGGACATTGGACAAGTTTCCCAAGATTACCCAAGACTTCAGAGGTCTCACAGTCATTCCAAGAGTCTTGGCCAGTCTGGATCTGGAGGGCCCTCCGAATGGTGGTGCCCACTGGGTATTCTCGTGGGTGCCCAAAGAGCCAGTCTGAACCTGCTCTTCTTAATGCCAGGGTGCAGACCTGAAGAAGAAATCTATGAGGTttttaaagctctgtacactgTAATGTTATTTGTCATCCAATTGTATCACCACTTACATGCAATCTACGCATCTGCAGTACCAACACGACTAACAAAACTTTCAATTACATTTGTAGAGGGCATAATAGTTCACTGTGGTTATAATGGTTTTTGTTGTGGGGAAACAATGTCACACACATCTCTACAAAGGTTACAGCACAATAATTTGCTTTGGGTTTTTTTTAATCAAGGAGGCATTGGACATTTAATAAGTACTTAAGATAAATAATATTTTTGCTGTAAATCTTGAAATATGCCATTCTCCAAAGCCAACAAttatctacaagtaatacaaacAAAGCAATAGCGGTGGCATATCTGTAATCTGACAAACATGGGTGGCACACTGTGTAATGTGCTACTAGCTGACCCAAGTAGTAAGCACATATAAATGACTCACttgatttgtgtatatatatatacaaatcaagtgagtatatatatatatacacacagctgaaccccattataatgcggtgctcgatgaccacataatgagaccgcgttataaccgcgATCGCGAAACAGCCGccgtgcgaggacttacccggcatctacagctctatcctctctgcagctctctcctctccctgcttattcaggcttcatcaggctgcatgcgtggcgcacatctccaaggttttttttatttattattataacattcaatgctttattgctaacagacacacatagacatacacacacctccccctacactAATAGTTTTACCATACCATgaaggaatcgaacccatgacccttcatacactagtagcaattctctagcttctacaccataggattggtgtgatgtcattgactctataaacaaacttaacttctactgcacagtactgccTACTTATTGTGATGCaactgtgaggattggacctctgTCCCGCCCCCGTGGCGCGTACCGTGACGCATTGTGTTACGCCCCTCGCATGTGCAATGTGCACGAGCACCACAGTACTCCTGCCAACACCGGACCTCGTCTCCGCCCCGTGTCCCGTGACGCAACGGAGGACGCTGCTGTCTCCGCTTCACGTCGGCGTCGCACAACCAGAAACActtgaggggttaatgctaaCAACATAAATTCCATTAATTTTCCACAGCTATGATACCGTcaacccctgcctatcagtacacagtctgtgtgtgatgactcactgcctgcagccttcccattggctctctgtgctttatatgctcagccagcccctaggcaaattggctgagcataaatttGTGTTTATGtacttgcctcaagcatcctgatACCCTGCTGTTGCCTCTGTGCATTCTGCCTTGATTTCTTGTACCTTTTGACCACAGCTTGTACCTGaacctctaccttctctgacccctggacctcggctacgcAGAACGACCATTgtgacctctctactcctgaccccggctacgcaccaagaccatccgacttctcctatCCTAGGCCACTGCGAGTATCACGACTATTctgatctctcctaccctgacccagctacacgactacgactctgcaatccagACGCGGTACACAGTCTACCTGTGAtgactcactccccgcacccttcccatTGGCActctgtgctttatatgctcagctaccacctaggcaaattggctgagcataaacttgtgttTATGTGTAAGTGcgtgcctcaagcatcctgctgcctgcTGTTGCCTCTGTGCATCTCTTGTCCCTTTTGACcacagcttgtacctggacctctacCTTCTACAACCCCTGGACCTGAGCTACGCACAACAACCATTCTGACCGcactactcctggaccccggctacgcactaCGACCATCCGATTTCTCCAATCCTAGTATtacgactattctgacctctcctaccctgacccagctacacgactacgactctgcaatccggacgcggttgcacagttgttggtcggtgtattctgacatccccacctcagccctgcggtcccgccctgtttgtggcgagcacttgTTACAGTAACCTTTGTACAGATGTGTTGACATTGTTTCCTCAGATaacacaacaaaaaacagaatTAACATTTATGCCCTCTACAAATGTAGTTCAAAGTTGTGTTAGTTGTGTTGGTCCTGCAGATGTGTAAATTGCATGTAAGTGGTGATACAATTGGATGACAATCACATTACAATGTACAGAGCATTGAAAACCTCATAGATTTCTTTTTCAGGTCTGCACCCTGGCATTAAGAAGAGCAGGTTCAGACTGACTCTTTGGACACCCACGAGAATACCCAGTGGGCACCACCATCCAGAGGGCCCTCCAGATCCAGACTGGCCAAGACTCTTGGAAGGACTGTGAGACCTCTGAAGTCTTGGGTAATCTTGGGAGACTTGTCCAATGTCCCTGAGAGGTCTTTGTGTCAGTGTGGCTTCAGGTAGCCAGCTCTGCATCTATGAGTGTATGTTTGTATGCACGAATGTATGTGTTACTGCAAGTCCTATTATAACTTTGCCCTGTGGGCCCTTGAT
This genomic interval carries:
- the RDH5 gene encoding retinol dehydrogenase 5, whose protein sequence is MWCYVILFVMIWAIGWFLRDRQTISRFSDKHVFITGCDTGFGNLLAKRLSRKGFKVLAGCLTQTGADDLQKAAPLGLKTTLLDVTSSDSIKRAVEWVKTEVGDKGLYGLVNNAGVANPIGPTEWMTVQDYRKVMEVNTFGTIAVTLGFLPLVKRAQGRIVNMASILGRISANGGGYCVSKFAVEAFSDSLRRDMQNFGIKVCIIEPGFFKTAVTSLDTIETSLQQLWDQMPPETQRSYGEAYFQQYLKVQRIIMNFICDPDISKVPRCIEHALQARYPRTRYSPGWDAKLVWLPASYMPTFIVDAVLAFVLPKPAQRGH